From a single Rosa rugosa chromosome 7, drRosRugo1.1, whole genome shotgun sequence genomic region:
- the LOC133723232 gene encoding uncharacterized protein LOC133723232 translates to MMKKSVEEEDKDSEDRCFCCYDGGGVVICEDKNCLKVYHPECVGKGKNSMDSGKCWTCSRHSCVVCSDTSRFYCLCCPHASCKDCLGGSGLALTRVPNGLCKSCLTQILRAEENSEYGLEGEKIDFEDQDELRRFKEYWEIVKEKEGLTSEDVYSAYSFLQAREYRHIGDSDETMSDSDEDSGSEDEDDVKLEHEHKKRRVSSATTIASDEKKASPRFQKSCFASIIPENMKLVYIKKSLLEKLLEDPDHSESKVLGSLVKVKNNPLDYFVNATYCPYQLSQVKGIKEISATNGESSEIQLQVSNFLQDIPLSRLSDFDLTKEECEDLSQNIADGHLKKPTVVELEKKARELHQDITKHWIENELVRLQRHIDRANEKGQREQLAEYLNQRELLEKPSEQQRLLKQMPEVIADVVDLESALNSGISLSNIERLNGSNFKKWKEHVELYLGLQGIDICLTEPQPEIDAQSDEALVAKNREWLRANRKAKLVAV, encoded by the exons ATGATGAAGAAGAGCGTGGAGGAGGAAGACAAGGATTCCGAGGATCGGTGCTTCTGCTGCTATGATGGTGGAGGTGTTGTGATTTGCGAGGACAA GAATTGCTTAAAAGTGTATCATCCAGAATGTGTAGGGAAAGGGAAAAACTCCATGGACTCTGGAAAGTGCTGGACTTGTA GTAGGCATTCTTGTGTAGTGTGCTCTGATACCTCAAGGTTTTATTGCCTTTGTTGTCCACATGCATCATGTAAAGATTGCCTAGGTGGTTCTGGACTTGCACTAACAAGAGTTCCGAATGGCTTGTGCAAGAGCTGCCTTACACAGATTCTACGAGCAGAAGAAAACTCAGAATATGGATTAGAGGGA GAGAAAATAGACTTCGAGGATCAAGATGAATTGCGGCGATTCAAAGAATATTGGGAGATCGTAAAGGAAAAAGAAGGATTAACTTCAGAAGATGTTTATTCAGCATATTCCTTTTTACAGGCGAGAGAATATCGTCATATTGGTGATAGTGACGAAACAATGTCAGATAGCGACGAGGATAGTGGAAgtgaggatgaagatgatgtcaAATTGGAGCATGAACATAAGAAGAGAAGAGTGAGCTCTGCTACAACCATAGCATCTGATGAAAAGAAAGCGAGTCCTAGATTCCAAAAGAGCTGTTTTGCATCTATTATTCCTGAGAATATGAAGCTTGTTTACATAAAGAAGAGCTTACTGGAGAAGTTACTGGAGGATCCTGATCATTCGGAAAGCAAGGTACTGGGGAGTTTGGTGAAAGTGAAAAATAACCCCCTGGACTACTTTGTGAACGCAACTTACTGTCCTTACCAACTTTCACAAGTTAAAG GCATAAAGGAAATCTCAGCAACCAATGGTGAGAGCAGTGAAATTCAACTGCAAGTTTCCAATTTTCTACAAGATATCCCCCTTTCTCGGCTTTCAGATTTTGACCTCACTAAG GAAGAGTGTGAAGATTTAAGCCAAAACATAGCAGATGGCCATCTAAAGAAACCTACAGTT GTTGAGCTGGAAAAGAAGGCAAGAGAACTGCATCAGGACATAACTAAGCAT TGGATTGAAAACGAGTTGGTGAGATTGCAGCGTCACATTGATCGGGCAAATGAAAAGGGACAGAGAGAACA GCTAGCTGAATATCTGAACCAGAGAGAGCTACTAGAGAAACCATCTGAACAGCAGCGACTATTGAAGCAGATGCCAGAGGTCATTGCTGATGTTGTAGATCTGGAATCCG cCTTGAACTCTGGGATTTCATTGTCCAATATTGAGCGTTTGAATGGCTCGAACTTTAAAAAGTGGAAAGAACATGTTGAGCTTTACTTAGGACTGCAAGGAATTGATATTTGCTTGACTGAACCTCAACCTGAAATCGATGCTCAAAGTGATGAAGCTTTGGTTGCTAAGAATAGAGAGTGGTTACGGGCAAACAGAAAGGCCaagcttgtcgctgtttaa